Proteins found in one Flavobacterium channae genomic segment:
- a CDS encoding 5'-nucleotidase C-terminal domain-containing protein, with protein sequence MLVNVKKNTISFGFFVILLTFNLFISCKSTSTYQTTKIEGKKIGVTNEKGENEAIVTYVKPYSDNINKDLNSVLAYCPETQDKSKGTWQSNIGNLLAEITFELGNPVFQKRENKTIDICLLNHGGIRAVIPKGDVTTRTAFEVMPFENSLFIVGLTGKEIKTLAEYIIKEKKPHPLYGMKIYIDKSTSVINKIEINNEPLDENRIYYVGTSDYLANGGDNMTFFKESKIKFDMEYKLRNMMIDYFKKVDTIPNLTTEKIILE encoded by the coding sequence ATGCTTGTAAATGTAAAAAAGAATACGATATCTTTTGGATTTTTTGTTATATTATTAACATTTAATCTCTTTATATCTTGTAAATCAACTTCTACCTATCAAACTACTAAAATTGAAGGAAAAAAAATAGGTGTTACCAATGAAAAAGGTGAAAACGAAGCTATTGTAACTTACGTAAAACCTTACAGTGATAATATCAATAAAGATTTAAATAGCGTTTTAGCTTATTGTCCGGAAACACAAGACAAAAGCAAGGGAACATGGCAATCGAATATCGGGAATTTATTAGCAGAAATCACTTTTGAACTTGGAAATCCGGTTTTTCAAAAAAGAGAAAACAAAACGATTGATATTTGTTTACTTAATCACGGCGGTATCAGAGCTGTAATTCCAAAAGGTGATGTAACTACAAGAACTGCTTTTGAAGTGATGCCTTTTGAAAATAGTTTGTTCATTGTGGGATTAACTGGAAAAGAAATTAAAACGTTAGCCGAATATATCATAAAAGAAAAGAAACCACATCCTTTATACGGAATGAAAATTTATATTGATAAGTCAACTTCAGTAATAAATAAGATTGAAATTAACAATGAACCTTTAGATGAAAATCGAATTTATTATGTGGGAACTTCCGATTATTTAGCCAATGGAGGCGACAATATGACGTTTTTTAAAGAAAGTAAAATCAAATTTGACATGGAATATAAACTTAGAAATATGATGATTGATTATTTCAAGAAAGTAGATACAATTCCAAACCTAACCACCGAAAAAATAATTTTAGAATAA